GAGCTTGCTTTGCTCTGTGCAAGAACAAGAGGCCATTTTCAATATACACAAGAGATGTGAAGTGAGTTGTATCTTGAGATGAAGGCAGTAGACCTTCACAAAAGCACAATAGTATTCACTGTGTGGCAAAATGTGTCTTCCACAAAGCACATCTTTGACAGATAGCTTTTAAATCAACAGAGCCCTCTCAGACAAAAAGAGTGGAGTCTGATGCATTATGCTGGAGGCCATGATAGGCTGTACATTTGAAATACCAATCCCATTGTACTAAGAACATTCCCTTGCTGTGCTTGGCAAGTGCTCTTGGTGGGACCCTAATGTAAACAAGATTTTGTCTGCTTTGGCCAGCACAGCAAATTCCCTATTACACATTTTCCCATCGCCTAATTACTTCAGTGTCTCAACTTGTCCATTCTGCAGCAGGACTTTGTCTAGTTCGCATACCTCATGTACAGAAATTGTTGTCATGGCACTGAAAATCAAATCTATTGTTCATGCTCTCCCTCTTCATTCCATACCATTTACTCAGTTGTCCTGTTCCCTCTCCATATCCATTTCCAATGAATGTGCCTTGAATGAAATGAGAAACCTCCCAGAGGTGCATGCTGCTAGATTTTCAAAgcaattgaaaagaaaaattggcaCTTTCTGTAATGCATCATGCTGCAGAATGTTGAATATATAATGAAAATCATCACATGCTGCACAATGTTgttctttttatatttctggGAGGTTCGTCTGTCACTGGTTAATTGCAGATAAACACTGTCATTTGACTGATATCACAGCGATGGATAATTAAGTTCCCACTAAATAGATACCTACGCTAGTGCCTTGAAAAGAGGCAATTCCCTTGAAAAACTGGTATAAAATTCCAAAACTCAGGTGAAAGAGCTAAATTCAGAGCTAATAAAGTTCTGAATGCCAGTGAGTGATGCTACAGTACCTTGGGATGTGGGTGACATGGCAGACATGTTAAATCATTGGCAGTGAAGGATTTCACAGGTAGGAGAGGAATGCAGAAGATGAAGAGAACTACTGCACCAGGACATTCCAACAGctctgaaaaggaaaggaaggtgAACTTGAAATCAAGTCTATCTTCATCAAAAGCTTATAAGGAGCTTATCACAGGTTGCATTTTTAGCAGTGGGTAACAAGCACATTTGGCATAGTCTGCATAGCCACCAGGAAAgattgaaacagaaaatatttttcaaaatgtatttccaaAGCATTTCCAAATGTAATTGGGCTGGCATGGTCTGTGCAGGAAGGTTTTCAACAATGTTCTCTTTTGAGTGCTTGTCCATATGTGCTTGCCCACAGTGGATAGAGCTGTGTCTGGCACTGGAGATGAGAAAAGGTTTGGCTGAGCAGCTTCCATAGAGGCACAGGTGCTCTGTGCCTTGCTCACATCTCAATGTGCAGTGCACAGGGATGTAAAAAGGCAGACAGACCCTGTGGCCTCAGTTCTTCCACCTTATATATATGTACAGTTTCTCTGGTTGACTTGCCCactcattatttctttttccttcagttttccaCTCCTGTAGCTCgcttcttttcatatttttcccattttaatttatatacCCACACTTCTATCAAAGCTTTCtattattttacataaatgtCAATTTTCACCACTCAgccctctctgtgctgctttgctgttCTGGTAGTTCCAGCTGTGACAGTTCAGAACAGCCAAATCCTCCACAGCACCTTGTCTGCAGTGCACATGAGCAGCACCCTCCCAGTCACTGTGCCACAGGCAATCCTGTGATGCACTGCCATCAAGGGTGACAAAGTAATGTGCAATATATCACTTACAGAGGGATGAGGTGATGCAGTTCTCTGACAAGATGTGGTGCCCAGTGAGCAGTTTTCAAACTTGAGTGGCTTCTAGACTACTCAGGCCCAGCAGCTGTTGGCAAAGTTTCCAGGAGAGTtggctgtttttaaaattatggaatTTGAGCTTGTTTACCTTGAACGATACGGTCCAGACTGGGACATCCAATTTAGACTCCCTTATGTACTGTATGGATTGATAAGTCAaaaagtttgattttaaaaatgttttttccatgtAGCTGCTAACTAGCCAAGCAGTGACTGACGAAACTGTTGAGGTGAGGGACTTAACAAGACTCCAAAACACCTCAGTATGAATGGTGAGAGGAAGTGTGGATGTTCCAGTAGATACTGAAATTCCTCATTGTCACAATTCAGGGCTTGGAGCACTGTATGCTGTAGCACAGGCTGAGATCAGGGGCAGGTCATCCCACAGTCCCCCGATGCAGGTGCTATCTGATGCCTTGTGGAACGGGACCCAGCACAAATCTGGCAGCTGACTGCTTGGAGCGTATCTGAGCAGTATGCAGCCATGACAGCCCAACTGTCTCAccctctggcacagctccatgGCTATCCAGGGAAAACATGCAGCgctctgctgagctccagagctgtcTTCCCTGCTTGTGTCTCACCAGGTTTATAGCACCTCCAATTTCCCCTACTGAATCTGGGTGTGGGGGAACCAAACTCCTTCCAAAGTGTTATTTAAAGCCTCTCTGCTGTTAGTGCCAATCTCAGGATGAGCTGAATAGATGATGATAGAGAGACATCAGAAGCAGTTTCTGTTTAATATTCCTAGGCTGGGAGGCTGGTGCTTTCTCCCTTGACTGCTCAGGCTGTAGTTTTCAGctgctgggaatgcagctgcACCCAGTTACAGGCTGATTTGCAGGGAattctctgcagcacagggtggCAGCCCCACCCTGAGGTCTTTCAGCCTTTCATCTCATGCCAGATTTTACATTCCAAATGTTATTATTGTAAACAGTAGCATCCGAAGACAAGGGTACAGCAAatcaaaacacagcagtgtttcAGATTGTAAAAAACTGCTTTGTTTAAATTACCTCAGGAGAGGCACATGTCTGTGCATAAGTCACCCATTAACTGAGTAAAGATTTTCTGTCTGTGATCAAGTTATTCAATAACTATCTGCTGCAGGGTTTATTTGAAGACAACCTCTGAAACAGCCCTTCTTGATCATATTCAAAGAAAAGAGACTTGACTTAACAGGGTCCTTGATCTGATCCAAGTTGGCTGTCTCAAGGCCTATTTTTTTAAGCCTTTATTAACACTTATTTTTACCTTGTTTATTAGTGTTACACAAGTCTGAACACTCCTGTGGGTAtggaagcagggagggaaggagggtgCCCCTCCTCTGTAACTGAGGGTTTTTTCTGCAGACTACTCCTACACGCACAAACGAAATGCTTTCAAAAGGCTGGCTGCTGGTTGCTTGCCGGCAGCATGCTGTGCTGAGTCAAATGTATGTGCAGATCACAAGCCCAGTGCATGCAGGACTATTTTTAGACTGAGGATACTATGTTGAAGGAGAATAGATAGACTAGGGAAaccagaaagtttaaaaaatatttctgagctaAAATTAAGCATATGGGGAAGAGCAGCACGGTAAGATAAGCTTGCAGATGTTGCCCTTCCTGTATCTCCACTATGTAGACATGGAAGGTGATAAAATTACATGAAAGGAGTTTCTTCCTTTAGTCACcgctgcttttcttctctttgtagGTTGGCAGGCTCCCCAAAAACTTGCTCTCAGATTGCAGGTAGATTGTGTCTAACCAGGGAGATGAAATGTCTAAAAGGCCCACCCAAACATTCACTCCTCTGTTACAAACCCATTCTGCAAGTTATAGATTTGCAGCTTTCTAAAACAGTCTAAATCTGTCAGAGCGAAACACTAAAAGATCAAAACAGCAACCAAATTGTCTGCAACAGCATATTGTTCAAAATATGTGCAGATAATCCTCAGAAATCAGCCAAGCTCTTACAGAGAACAAGGCAAAGCCATGTGGTGATGTGTGTCCTAAAATAATGGAGAAATTCCCCTCGAGCTCAAGTCCTGCAGGTGGTTTTAATTCAACGTGTGTGAGGATGATGCATGGATGAGGCAACTGCTGGGTTCCTTCTCCCAGATGACAGCTGTGTGCACTGTGCCCGAGCAGGGCTCTTTTGGAGGAGGCAAAGTTAAAAACACAACTGGGCACAGGAGATTCCTGGTGTCAGGAGGTGCTATTCCTTGTGTtcatccctgagcagcacctccagccctgtgccaccccacacCTCTGCTTTGCGTGGCTGAATGAGACACTTTCAATCTCCTTTCATAAGAGGAGATTACCATGTAAGCACTTAATTAACTTGTAGCTTTTCTCTGCTCATGTCTTAGTTcaatctctttcttttcttgcatATAGACACCGGGGAAGGTCTGTGGGCTTCCAGACATCTCGGGATGCATAGCAGTTCTGTCAGCCAGAGCTGGTGCACTGCTGTGCATCACACTGCCCTGTCTCACCTGTAGCCTCTGGTGCTGGCATTTGCATCCTTGTGTCACTTTCTAATTAACTGAATGCCCTTTGGCTTTTTCACCCAGGTGACTACAGCAGATTTTAAGCGTTTGGCTCATGAGAACGCCTTGATGAGTACCTTTCAGAGCTGCCTTGTCCCCTTGTGCTACTTGGCTCAAGAGCTGATGTTTTCCCTTTATTAACTTATTTTTGAAGTTTCCCTTTCATTACATGACAATTTCCACTGAAAAGCTTTGTTTGAGTCTACAGAAAGGCCACTGTGCTTTCTTTGTCAAAGAAGTCACCTACCTTGTCTTAGTGCATTAAATCACAATCCACCTTTTATAAAATCTTGTTCTTATTCCATTTCCCTCTATATCTCTGAGTACTTTGCTCCTCAAAGTCTGTTCTAAAACCTTACACCCTATGAGAACAAATTACTAAGCCCATaattgcttggggtttttttcctatcttccttcccaaaattttaaaacatcccTGTTTTTTCACAGAGGCAAAGCCTGTACAGTcactttctgcctgctgctccctaATAGTTTTTAGCTCTTTAACCAATTCCATCTACAGTTTGACAGAAGGGCACAGCTCACTGAGATAATTAAGTCCCTGGAAGCTTAATGAAAATagctgagcaggaggagaagtgatccccagtgccctgcagctctgcagccagtgagcacagcactgtgggGCAAGAGGTGCTCACAAAGGAGCTGAGATAAACACtggtgagcaggagcagcttcagATGGGCTTTCAGCTCCTCTGACACCAAAGTAAATCAAACACCTTGGATCTGTAGCAAAAGAAGATTAATTAATTGCAGTACTCTTGTAGCAACTTGTTGAAATGTAGCCTTTATTCTGATATTTCTCAGGTATGCAGTGCTCCAGCACTCCAGGGTTTCAGTTATCCTGGCTTGGCAGTGCTTTACTTTAGCAGGAGTGCTTTGGATCCTGTTTTATGCCAACCAGCCAACATTCCACACCATCTGTACACACCTTCCTGCACCCTTCACAGCAAAGACCAGACATGTTTAGCTCTTTGTCTCCGCTCTTTCTCAgctctttctctctgtcctaATTTACAATTTTAAAGTAGACTTCCACAAGAATGCTAAAGTTTTTTCATCTCCACACACACTCTGTTCCAATCCTATAGTGTATTAGGCACAGCAGTGGTACCTATAAGAGTAATTGAAGCTCTGTGGGGGGAGTTATATTCTTATCCAATCATGTAACACAAATCCCTGGGGTTTTATCAGTTTTTCAGCAAGACTGACTGAAGCCAAGAGTAATTTGCTCCAATTTAAAACCCTCTCAAGGAGCCTGTGCCTCCACAGGACTCTGCTGTGGCCCCCATTACCAAGTGCTGGGCACAGCTACCTGGTTCAGGTAGTTTCTGACCTTATCTTTTCCCATGACCAGCAAATGGAAATTCCAATTCTTTGCACACTCCTTAATAATTTCCCTCTATTCCTTCCAGCAGTTTTCCTTTAGTTTTCAGCCTCCTGTGCATTTTTGACACAGTTTCTCTGGTTGCACTTCTTAGCCATTAACCTTTTACACCTCCATCTTGTTCAAGCCCCATTAACCATCACCTGGTTGCATGACAGTACAGTTTATACAGGGGTGGATCAGCTATACTGGGGTTCCCCTGCCTTGGCCATGCCTGTTGTGCACCTGGCAGACAACCAAGCCTCAGCCTTCCCTGCATTCAGCCTCCCAAATTCTGCAGCTCTTCACAgcctttcttttccagctgctaCATTAACAGAGGGGAGTAAATGAGGTTTGGCCTATGCAGCATCTTATAAATTTCAAGTGCCTTGCTTTAAAAATCCACCCCATTGTTCATTGCTCAGGGTTTGGGGAGATCACAGCAGAAGAATCATGTGGTGATTCATGCCAAGCCATGCAGGAAGTAGCAATAGTATTGCTAGTACTTTATTCACATTTACAAATGAAAGACCAAATGTGGTTTTTATTGATTTCCCTGTTTAGTGCAAGACGCTCTTCAAAGTCACTCCAGCTTGGTGCTGAAAGCTTTGACAGATAAAAGCCAAatggagcaggcactgctggagatGGAGAGGAGACTTGCAGCCGTAAGtgaagaaattaatcttttattCTGAATCCTCATTCTGAATTTCTCCTGCTTCTTCAAAATACAGACTGAATATTAAATTGCCTTCAAATGGTGGATTACAAAGCATACTGCTCCTGTTACAATGAAAGGGgaaaagcatattaaaatgctaattttagGACAGATATGACAGAGGCTTACCCAAGCGCTGGCTAACAGTACTGTAAGCTTTGATGAAGCCCTGGTCAGTAAGAGAAGTGCCTTGATGTGGCAGGCTGTGATGGAGCACTCACTGCTTCCTCACCTGACACATGCCTTTGCTGGAGAAGATGGTGCAGTGCATGCCTATGAGGGGAGAGAACCTCCCAGAAGTGCAGCACCTTGTCCCTTCagccaggtgtgtcccagggagaggaaaaaagacatgaaaagaaaacaagtgatGTGAGAGACACAAGAATGAACTGTCAGAGACCTCCTGATCAGGGCTGGTTTCTCcaaaggcccagctgcaggaattgcTTTTGGCAAGGACGTGTCAGATCAGTGAATGAGAAGGCAGTGATCCTAGGAGAGAGGGTACACAGTGGGTTAGGGGGATGCTCCAGTCCCAAACCTCTCACCTTTGTGGGAGAGTTTGAGAACATCTATAGGTCAATACCAAACTGACACATGGTACCTAAAACTTTCTTACTATTGTgcctttttgtgtgttttttacttcttctgctctgctttctgcttccCCAGAAAGACATGGAGATTTTAGATATGAAATCCAGTATCCAGATGCTGAAGGAGGGTCAGGAGTCACTGCCAGCCCAGATATATGACCAGTTCCTTAAAGTGTGTAAAGAACTCAGCTTCCTGAACCTATGTAATAcctcagctgagcagcacaCGCTTGTGTCTAGTGCCAGCCTGCCCCCTTGCACGACAGATAAGTCTGTCCAGACCTCCCCTGGGCTGAGCCAGCACTGTGTTCTGAGTGAGGGGTATCCACACAGGCCATGCTGCCCAGGCAAGGGagtttgcagctgctcaggctggTCTCATTTCCCCTGTGTGACAGTGGAGCAGCAACACGGAGACTCCCCTGGAAGGAACCAGATCACTGGAGATGGCACATTTAAGGGTGGTCTAAACCCAGCCTCAGGAGACAAAGTCAGCCCCATTGCTACAGCAGCCTGTGACAGAGCAAACACCTTTCTGCAGGAGGTGAAATGCAACTTGGACACACAGAGTTGTGCTCCCCATCTTTGcatgtgctgggctggcagacaCTTCTTGGGGAGTAGTCAGAAGAAACACTCTCCTATACCACTGGAAATGCCTCTACCAACCCCACTGAGGAAGGCATTCAGGAGGGGCACTCGAGGGTTTAAGCCACTGAcactgtcacagcagcagcagcctcaagTTTGCCATCATTCTGCACAGAAAGCTACACCTGGGCAAAGACACAGCAATGGGTCCACAAACTATGAGGTGGAGAAGGCAGACGTagggaacaaaaccaaacagagtCCAGGAAGGATGCTCTGGAAAAAAGCAATAGGGAAAAAGACAACACACTTCACTAAGAGGAAAGGCGAACACTCTGCATGTGCTGACAGTGGGCTAAAGCAGAGGAAGGCAAATGGGATTATTGACTTGGAAAGCTccagaaaaaattcctttcccaGATACTTGGTTGATCTCAATTCAGAAAACTCGGACCCGGTTTTTGCAGCTCCCCACCAGCAGATCCTCAGCAGTGTTCAGCGGGGGCTTACAAAGAATTTCCCACCAGTGCCACGCTCTGATAAAAGCCTGCAACAACTTGCAAGCAGAAGAAGGAGAAGCCTTGAAActaaaaaaacaattaatgtTTCCAGTGTGAAAAGGTATCTCTTGGATTCCTCTCCCGAGGAGGATATATTTTCCCTGTGTAGCACAACAGGTGTAAAGCAAATAAGCTGCTTCAGCCTCCAAAGCCCCTCAAGCTCCAAGAAACCACATCCTGTCAATCCACTGGCTCAGCAGAACACAGCCAGTTGCTCTTTAATATTTGAATGTGATTCTTCTGATTGAAGGGGTTTGTTTCATTCTCAGAGCTCTTAGTGCAGGATGACCatttcaggtgcagtttattCCTCTAGGTGTGTTACCTACTTAGTCAGAGGCAAGACTCAGGCTGGATGCTTGAAAGTGCTATTGCCCAGTTTGAGACATTGTAAGGGGTCTAAGCAGGGCTGTCCCCCAGCTTGGAAAGCTGAGGGGATCTGTATTGTTTTACTTCCCCTCTCCCAGAAGAGATACCATGGGCTTGAGTTACCACAGGGTTCACACACCAGTGAAGTACCTGACAttcccagggaggagagggctggcagagcagatggTCAGCTCAGCCAGGTTTGGCACCGAGATCTACTGGAAATTCCTCAGCTAGATCAATATAATGCTGTCTCTGTGGCCAGAGGCTTCACTGTTTCTCACTAATAGTATCTCTGTCACTTTGTTCTATAGAAGTTCAGGGTTTTAGTAGAGTAGTATTGTTCTGGTTGATTTTGATGAGGTTCAGATTTGTGTCAGGAGTTGTTTGTGAACTTTGGTCGAGGACAGGTTTAACTAAGGAAAACCAAACCCCAGCATCTCAGGTTCGTCCACTATTGTATCTCTTCTTACATGCTGAAATTCCTGGGTTTCAGAGATTCCAGGAAATTTTGTATCTCTTGGCTGATTAAGGAATTCTCCATCATACCTTTTTCAAGGGAAGTGGTTCTCAGACACCAGAGATATGACAAGCAGATCCAGCAGATGAGATGTTGGACAGTCCCAATTCCCCCACAGCAACTCTTTTCAGGGTACCCAGCTGTGACGGTGAGCTCCCACTACTTCAGGCATTTGTGTCATGTCTGATTTTTGATCTGAAAAGTCACcagcaaaagaaacattttggtgTTAACAAAACCATATTACCACAAATTGTCCAGCTTCGTCATTCCAAGAGATATGGCTGGGATCCCTTTTTGTTGGCTTTAATAAACTCATCTTCACCAAAGCCCAGTGTCtctttgttgtttcttttgggAGAGGCAGAGTCCtgttccagcagagcaggcagctgctctTCAGCTGTTTAACTGCCCTCGATTGTGGaattgggaggatttttttttagctcctCTCTGGTGTTTAAAGATGGAAACCTTCACTATTCCAGCTTAACATTGGTCCAGTGATGTTAATTGACAAGGTGAAGGAGGGGGGGAAAGTAAGTCAGATATGGGGAGCCCCCAGAGCCTTGGAACCTTGGGACTTCTCTGTCAGCGAAGGGGGTTGGTGATGGTTGCCAGAAGCAGTGGCTGCTTGTTTCACATTGCCCTTGTGTACTcacctccccagcagccccaacACGGCATTCGCTGGGCAAAACCTGTTTGGTGGGCTTGCGACCCCGTGCACTTTGGGATTGGCGAAGACGGGTGCAGGTCTCTGTGCAGCCCCTGGTCCGGATGCAGGGAGCTCGGCAGCACATGGCTGAGCTTggagggacctctggaggtGTCTGCTGCAAGCCCctgtgcagaggcagagcagagaccGGCTCCTTGGCACGCCAAAATGGAGCATCAGTGCCGTGGGGTGCAatgcagggctgccctggggacccctgcagctccttgctacacacacacacacacactggaacacactgcaaaacaaaatccctGGAGATGGAGCAGCCAGTAATGCCTCCCCCTGCATAGGACAACTTCCCTGCTGAATGGAATGAAGCCCCGGGGTGCCACCCTGATCCTGCCTATTCCCACTCAGGGTCTCCTCCAGGTCTTAGCTGCCAACAAGAGCATTTGTCTCGATATGGCTGTGATGATGGtagctcctctcccagcctaGCTGGACAAAAATGGAAGCAAGCATGCTGTGTGGCAGCAGATTTCCCAAACGCTCTGCTTACACCCTGGTGCAGCTGGTCCTGCCTGCCAGCTTTTACTCCCTGTTCACTGTCACTGGCTCCTTGCTGGATCAGCCATAACCCAGGTATGTGTGGTTTCTCCTGGCCTTTGCCTCCACGGAGTTGCCAGTGGGCAGAATCTGGGAGAAAGGGGAGAACAGTGATGAAAAGTGTGTGATACCCACgtggctgtgggcacaggggtTGAGAGAATTGGTTGCATCCTCcacccagcatccccagctgtgcaggcagcaggcaaGTGGCtgctgcaccagcacagagcagggggctcagcttttcttctgtcaGTGAGTCACTTGGCAGAGGAGGAAACCTCTGACAGCATTGAGGATGTGGAGgtggctgctgtgcccctgcctTGTGCTAGAGGTGCTCCAATGGCTGTGTATGtagggcacagccagctctcTTCCCACAGTCACACTGCacactcagcactgcagctgcaccttCCTTAGGATGAGACCATCCAGCTGCGGTggtgcccagtgctggcagtACACGGTGCAGCACAGGATCACATGCACTGTCCCCCTGTGCGGCCTCCCCAGCACTAATCCCCAGACtagctgcctgccctgcctgctttCTGGGGCCCAGGGTACCGGCATTGTCGAAATTCCTGGATCCTGTGCTCAACTGGCTGCTGCATCGTCCTGAACCCACAGAGGAGAGGATCGGGAACCAGAAATGCCTCAGGCGCTAGTGGTGAACACAGGGCCCCCGGGAATGGAGaggtggcagggagcaggagtggGGCACTGTGTGCTACTGCCAGCACACAGGTGCTGTCATGGGGACCTGAGGTGCCACATGTACCTGCTGGCCTGGCAAGACAAGAGCGATGATGATGACAGGACTTTGACAAGGCAAGCACTGGAGCCGGAGTCCAAGCAAGGAGCTGGAGTGCAGGTGTCACCGTGCAGGATGGAGTCCTGAGCTGGTGTGACTTTTTGGCTCCATGGCTGTACCATTGCCAGCTCaagccctggcagggtgggcagttTTCCAGCCGGACAATTAAGCAGATTAACTAATTACCTGAACCTTGGCAAGGTCCCACAGCTCAGTGGCTGCCAGGGTGCTGTATATCCGCACTGGGCGGTTGAGAGACAAGTGtggggcagatttggggcaGGTGTGGGGTAGAGCTCCCCCAGACCTTCCTCAGGACCCTTCTAGAGGGTCCGACTGCCCCCTCCCGCCGCCTACCCCTGGCGGCCGCGGGACCAGCCTCAGCCACAGCCCCCTGCCACCGTGCTGCTCGCCCCTGGGAACCTGACAGCCCCGCGGGCAGCATCCCCCCTCCACCGCCCCACCGTGTCCTGGCCCCTGGGAACCTGCCCTGGTGCCCCTTCGGGAGTCCCGTCCCGGAGGATCTGCGCCACGGGGAACTCGTCCCCAGGAGTTCACCCCAGCTGAGCCCCACGGACCCGCCCGCCCCGTGCACGGCCCTGCGGATCCTGTCCCGGCGGCGGCCTCGGCCGTGCCCCGCGCCCCCCCTCCCGGTGCGGGCGGGCTCCCGCGCGGGTGcccgcggctcggggcggcGCGTGAccggctgccgccgccgccgccgcccgctccGCCGCAGAGCCCGGCCCGCccgcaccggcaccggcactGGCAGGTCAGCGCGGGGGGCTGCGGCTCCCGGGGCACCAGTACTGGGGCCGCCAGTGCTGCGGCGGGCGGCGGGAGGGGGCTGGCGGCACCGCGGCCCGCGCACCGCGCACCGGGCACCGAACGGCGGAGCCGGCCCGGCTCGCTGCGGGCGGGGTCGGCGGGATGCGGCTGCCGCACCGTCCCCGCTGTGGTCCCGCACCGGCCGCGGCCCGACTCCGAGCGCAGCCCCGCCAGTAACCCGCACCGCGCCTcggggccgccgccgcagcACCCTGGCGCTCCCGGCCCCGTTCCCGGCCCGGCGGGTCTGAGCCGTGTGTgcggcggcagcgcggggcACCGGGCCGAGCATCCCCGCCGCGATGCGGCCGGGACGCGCCAAGGTGAACGGTGCGCGG
This genomic interval from Catharus ustulatus isolate bCatUst1 chromosome 13, bCatUst1.pri.v2, whole genome shotgun sequence contains the following:
- the IHO1 gene encoding interactor of HORMAD1 protein 1, with product MNFNVWNIKEMLSTPTALGSNKFSMRSSTASDYSSLSDSQLLFGSQFCLENVQSAAAPLELGTQPGQQNSQDSETSIFTKYQTKPQLFDEETREKCSLNFGAGRVKSVLENFEVNKNKIKEKYDREVLSSFISSTKEKFQELQVSFEKFEEKFDSKLKSSLVCQETFSKTLQDALQSHSSLVLKALTDKSQMEQALLEMERRLAAKDMEILDMKSSIQMLKEGQESLPAQIYDQFLKVCKELSFLNLCNTSAEQHTLVSSASLPPCTTDKSVQTSPGLSQHCVLSEGYPHRPCCPGKGVCSCSGWSHFPCVTVEQQHGDSPGRNQITGDGTFKGGLNPASGDKVSPIATAVKCNLDTQSCAPHLCMCWAGRHFLGSSQKKHSPIPLEMPLPTPLRKAFRRGTRGFKPLTLSQQQQPQVCHHSAQKATPGQRHSNGSTNYEVEKADVGNKTKQSPGRMLWKKAIGKKTTHFTKRKGEHSACADSGLKQRKANGIIDLESSRKNSFPRYLVDLNSENSDPVFAAPHQQILSSVQRGLTKNFPPVPRSDKSLQQLASRRRRSLETKKTINVSSVKRYLLDSSPEEDIFSLCSTTGVKQISCFSLQSPSSSKKPHPVNPLAQQNTASCSLIFECDSSD